In the Triticum aestivum cultivar Chinese Spring chromosome 2B, IWGSC CS RefSeq v2.1, whole genome shotgun sequence genome, ATTCTGTACAGCCCCACCATAGTTCTGTCTAGCCCCTCCCTTCTTCTGTCTAGCTCTTCCCTTCTCCTGTCTAGCACCTCCAGCTTCTCCCTTGTAGTGCCCACCTCTAAAATGCCCACCTCAAACCTTATATTGTCCAGCTCCTCCCTCCTTCTATCCAGCTCCTCCCAACTTCTGTCCAACTCCTCCCTTGTACCGTTCAGTTCCGCTTCACGTTGCAAAGCCGGCCTTGTTCTGTCTAGTTCCTTCCTTCTTCCGTCTAGATCCTCCCTTGTTATGTCCAGATCCTCACTTATTATGACCAACTTCCACTTTGCTTTGAGTAGCTCGCCCATGTCCGTTCTTTTGTCCAGATCCATCATTTTTTTTGTTCTGTCCAGCCCCCACTTTCTGCTAATCCGTTCCCTATCAGAAAAATCAAGCCCCACATATGCTGCTTCAGTATTGGCATACAATCCGTGGCGAACGGGGCTAGGCAGCATGTAGGGACGTTCAACAAGGAGAAATGTCATGTAGTTAGACAATTCCTTGATTGCCTCCACAACATAACCATGCTCTTCCTCACGAGATGACCATGAGAAGAATATTTCAGTGGCAAAGTACCAGGAAATGATTTTTTCATCAAAATCAATGCCCGCGTGTGAGGTGGGATCCTTGAAGAATCCGCTCCATGCATTCAGGGTACACTGACCATTGTAACTCCTCATGATATCCTCTTTTCCTTCACATTTCTCCACCATTCTTTCTACCACTTCCAACACCAACTTCTTAGTGCCATTTGAAATGATAGGTAGGGAGTGGTACACCTTCCATAAATCTTTGCGTCTCAAGCTCTTCACGCAGCCTCCACCCCCGAGAGATGAGTAATGTAACTCCAGGTGTCCAATGGAACCTGACCATCTTCTATTTCTTTCTGCAGTCTTGAAACGCCGCCGAACAGATACGACTATCCTGTGAAGCCGATGCCATCTTCTAGCATGCAACAATGCACATGCCCATGTTGATCCCATTGCCTTCCACACAGCTGTCATCTCTAGGAGGATAGCCCCAGCTATTAAGATGTATGTGACAATGGCATCAACTCTGTTGAAGTCATTTTTTCCAATGCTTGATTGAAATAAGAAGAAAGTGGTGATGCTGGCAACTGATGAAACGGCACGGATGAAGCATCCATACCATGTGAAGACCACCACTGCCTTGGTATATAGGAAATCATACATCAAGGAGAGTTGCATCTCAACCAACTCAAACATTTCACCCTTCTTATAGAATACCTCTATGGCTTCACTCTCGAACGCAGATGGCCAGAACTTATAGTCCACAAACTGAGCCATGCAAATGGGTAGAAGGTCATGAGCCCCCTGCAGAACCCTTTCAATATCAAAATTATCCCCATGGCCCCACCGTGGTCTCTGTCCTTGTTTAGCCTCACTCAACTTCCTGCTGTCAAGGAACTTCCTCATGTTATCCAGGCTGGAAGACTTAAGTGCCCATACTCTCTCCCCATACTTGAGAACACCGCTGACAAATATCAGCGCTGCGCCTGTGACCAAGGTCCAGCTGCCAGCAACATACTTGTAGAGGACATAAGCCACCCCCACCGTCTGCACGATAAAAGAGAGCAGGTGGCGTGGCCAGAGTTGGCTGTCTTCTATGGAGTAGGCGGTGATGTTGTCCTGGCCACCGAGATGCACCAGCAAGAAGGGTGCCCAGAATGCCATGAGCTGTTGGTGCCCGTGGGACTTGCCATAGAAGGACATGTGGCCAAGGATGTATATCGCTATGGAGTCTGCCAGCAGGTATGCCAGCCAGAGGAGAGTCCTTGGGACGATGGAGATGTTCCGCCGTCGCATCCTGGCAAACATGAGCAGGAACACTTGCAGCATGAAGCTAACAAGCACTAGGATTTGGACCTCCCAATCGTTCCATAGGCGCACCACTCCAGCCATCAGTGACCACTGAATTCACACGAGGATAATCATATTACAAACAAATAAGTAGAAGTGCATACATATATTTAATTCAAAAGAAATACACCCCACGGATATAATATTAGAGCCAGCGCATGACAGTTGTTGAATTGGACTAGTAAATTGCCCATATAGGAATGTACATGTATATCAGATTGGCTACCATGATGGTCGTTAGGGAATCTATTTAGAACTAATTAGTGGGAACATACGGTTTCAGCTAATTGATTACTCGTGTGCATACTCCGGGTTTAAAAGTTTTCCTATATCTACACTGTCTGTATGCAGCCaacttttttatattttatttacaCTTTTCCTATAGAAAATTATGCATGACAAGtttcaaaaaattaaaaagaaatcatagcattaaaatatgTTAGAATatatacggactgaaatgagtaaACCACagtaaaacatgtctatatacatccgatacACAAAAAGTTAAAACATATATTTATGAGCAGAGGGAGTATGTTCTATCAGGGTAACACTTTGAAGTCTTGAGAATTCTACATGATCTAGAGGCTCAAACATCAATTATATCATTTAAATCCTCTCCTACTGTTTAGGGGTCAAAAACAATATACCGCTTAAGTAAAAGTGGCACTCCTTGTGTTGTATCTCATATCATAGGTAGCATAGTGTGCAACAGAGGGTGTGCACATAATCCATAAGTATAAAAGACCACCTAGGCAGTATATCTACTACccactccgtcccataatataagattgcAAAACAATCtaatattatgggatggaggggtACTTTCTTAAATTTGGTATGTGCAGTTGTTTAGATATACTCCTGTCTAAGTGGTGCAAGCATGAGGGCATAAGTACATATCTAGAACATGCTAAAAAATATGGGCTCACTTCCAACTTCTTTATGTAGCCTAGAAGGGACCATATTCTAATTAGTAGAGAGTATAATCAAAATTCATAAAGAAGCTTATGAAAGGCATTTCCAAATATACTGTTTTTCTTATATAGTTGCAATAATTCTACGGTAATCTAGAGTTCTAGCCAACCTAGTGACACAGTTAATGTTGACCTGCCAAACAAACAACCTAGACAATTTCTTACTGACATTTTAAATCTCTATTAAAGGTAGGTGCAAATGATGACACATGAGAGTGGCATACCACCCTACTACATATTTCTTAGGAACAATCTAATCATGTGAGTCACTTGTGCTTGTCCGATATGCTAAGCTTCAACCAAATTCGGATTAATAAGGGCTCCACTAATAATACATTTTCCCAAGACAGAAATTTCAGGAAGGTATGAGGCATATCCCTTATGTTCTACAATTCTATATTATTAGCACATGCAGAAAATGCCCTACTACTATATTTCAGTATATTTTTTATCCAAGACAAAGGGGACACAGTTTGCTGTTTTGTAAAGCACTGAAATTGCAGCTGATGTAGATCATAAAAACATGTAAAGAGATTCACCTCAATGGCAGAAGACACGAGGGAGATTTATTGCAAAACAGCAGCAGGAGTCCTGAGAAGATAAACTAGTTAAGCAAAATGGAATGACACAAGATTGAATGGTGGCCTGAAGTGCTGGAAGTCACGCTTTGTACGATTTCTTATTTTGCTTTTGGTGCTGCAGAACCTTCGAAAGACAAAACCCATTCTGCTCCAAGCAAGGCATAATTTTAGTTCTGAAAGAAAGGTATATATTCCCCTAAAAAGGAAGCAGGGTATAATTCGTAAATTGCATCACAATCAAGTTCGCAGGACCCAGGTTATACCCTACGGGCCTAGCTTCGGCTTTTCTGATGTTATCTCTGAGATG is a window encoding:
- the LOC123047570 gene encoding uncharacterized protein, with product MAGVVRLWNDWEVQILVLVSFMLQVFLLMFARMRRRNISIVPRTLLWLAYLLADSIAIYILGHMSFYGKSHGHQQLMAFWAPFLLVHLGGQDNITAYSIEDSQLWPRHLLSFIVQTVGVAYVLYKYVAGSWTLVTGAALIFVSGVLKYGERVWALKSSSLDNMRKFLDSRKLSEAKQGQRPRWGHGDNFDIERVLQGAHDLLPICMAQFVDYKFWPSAFESEAIEVFYKKGEMFELVEMQLSLMYDFLYTKAVVVFTWYGCFIRAVSSVASITTFFLFQSSIGKNDFNRVDAIVTYILIAGAILLEMTAVWKAMGSTWACALLHARRWHRLHRIVVSVRRRFKTAERNRRWSGSIGHLELHYSSLGGGGCVKSLRRKDLWKVYHSLPIISNGTKKLVLEVVERMVEKCEGKEDIMRSYNGQCTLNAWSGFFKDPTSHAGIDFDEKIISWYFATEIFFSWSSREEEHGYVVEAIKELSNYMTFLLVERPYMLPSPVRHGLYANTEAAYVGLDFSDRERISRKWGLDRTKKMMDLDKRTDMGELLKAKWKLVIISEDLDITREDLDGRRKELDRTRPALQREAELNGTREELDRSWEELDRRREELDNIRFEVGILEVGTTREKLEVLDRRREELDRRREGLDRTMVGLYRMVKAYGRERELEKPNITMEKLEELDKKSEDLERIGLDLLYEAELHGTKERLERSWEELNIRRGELDIRREELNRRREELFNSRFEVARTREKMEVLNRRREELDRTRKGLERMVWDYRGGRERGELNRTMEKLEELDRRMEELDRRRPTLQREAELKGIKQLDISWEELDIDWEELNRSEELDDLRFEVGTTREKLEVLDRRREELDNRREVLDRRREGLDRIVRAYRGGWDLDMTMKNLEELDKRREELDRRIEDLDIRREGLSRIDRAYDEGRVLEELKKMMKKLEELDRRREELDRRRDELDKRRFRIDNKGEENLDLARIIKKLDRRIEELRFGPPPSLVRGAGLVVRLLEAEAQCEVEAEARNEAGVEAWGKAEVRRVLLGVWVEMLCYAAHHCSRDSHARQLNSGGEFITIVWLLSTAMFNRRYSEEHWFKKGVRKFFRPPFRLEQYEDEGCMLPLCCGIYIV